The nucleotide window TGCCTCGTCTGATCATCCCGGCATGACGTCCTTCGCCTCCGCGTCTTCGGCGTTGGCAGATACATCTTACGCGGACAACGAAGACGAGTACGGTATGCAGCCCGAGGAGCACGTTGTGGCTCTTCATGACTTCAACTCCAACAACGCAACCTGCCTCTCATTTCAAGCGGGCCAGGTCATCAAGGTCTATAACCGTGATCCGTCCGGATGGTGggatggcgagctcgacggcCAGCGCGGCTGGTTTCCCAGCAACTACGTAGATCAGGAGGCTGTCTACGTTTCCGACGAAGCTCAGAACGACAGCTATTCGTACGATGACAACCATCAACTCCGCAACTCGACCACCAGCCAGACTTCGTCCGATTTCGACCATGCTGCCGACTACCGCTCCATGGCCCCCACCGCACCCCATCAGGAACGCTACTTCTCGGCAAACTCGACCCGTTCTCCGACCCCCACATCGAGCGCCCTTCTCGACcgtggtgatggtggcgTCCTTGATCCCATCCTTCACGccatctcgctgctcagGAATGCGGTTCGAGCCAACCGTGTCGCCCATTTTCAGCCATCCACAGCATGCGTCATCTCTTCCGTCCGGTCCGTCCTCTCGGCTACCGATTGCCTCACGCGTGAGTCGGCGGTGCTCAAGGCCAATCCACACCTCGCTCGCGAGCGCAAGGCCATTCTCTCGGAActcagcaagctcgtcgctcaaGCGCGCAGAGCATCCGCTCCCATGATTGATGAGACGCACAGACAGGCAGAAATGGATTCCATGCTTTCCCTTGCCGAGTCCGTGCTCGCCAACGTGCGCAACTTCATCACAGTCGCGCTCGAATGTGGCCTCCCTGTGCCCAACCGTCGTTCATCGGTCTACGACGATCTCTACGCAAAGAGCAACACGTCTCAACCCGATAGTCGTCTGCGTGCTGCTGGCAGACAGCAGGAGCTTGACAAGACACCAACTCCGGGCTGTTCACAAATTCACGATGTCGATACAAGAAGCCACGGTTCCTATGCATCGGCTCGCCAGCTGCAGTACGACGATCACTACAACAGCACTTCCTCGCATGCAGATCCGCGCCGTGCAAATgcacagcatcgacatccCTCGGATGGCTCGGTCGAATCTTCTGATGGCGGTGCCCAGGCCATTGCACAAGCACGCTCTATGACACAGCGTCAGCTTGACGGCGGAGGGCGCTCCGAAGGGGTGGCTGCTACCTTCGCCCAGCATCTTGGCATGGCACGCTCGCGCTCGGGCTCGAGCTCTGAATCACCAGATTCAACTTCAGGTCACGACACTGGCTCGCATCACGATTCCATAAACTCGGGCGGCGAAGAAGACGGACCGCCAAGTCCGGTTGAGCGCACTGCATACGAGGTCATGCAACGCCTCAGCGTTACCAACGACCAGCTGCTCTCCATCATCGCTGCCTTTATCGGCCATGTACACACCCACACATCCGAGAGCCATGCCTCAAGCTACGCCTACCTCATCGACATGACGCGTGAGGCCGTCGTTGGTGTTCGTAATCTCCTGCTTGTTGTCGAAGCGGTCAACAACAACGTCGTGCTCCAGCAGATCAGGCCACGCGAGACCTCAATCCTATGGGAGACACGCGAAAACTTGTACGAAGCAACCACACAACTCGTCACTGCTGCACGCGTCGTCACTTCGGCTCCGTCTGCCTCCATCACGGCCGGATCGgtggcagaggcagaggacAAATCGCGACTGCTGCAGGCGGCTACGAGCGTATTGCGAACGGGCGGTGAATGTGTCGGAGCTGTGCGACTCTGCATTGAccgtctcgatcctgcATTCACTATCGCGCTGCCGGAGCCATCGCGGGCTCGTCACGCGCATACCAGTGGGCAAGCGCAGAGCTCTACAGAACGCGATCAGGGTAACGAGGAAGACCAGCAACGAGAGGATCTCAATGATAGTCCCGATCTCCCCAGCTCGGTGCGAGACATTCGCAGGAAGAACACGCTCTCTTTTCTCGGTCGCAAAGCGACTAGCCTGTCTCTGCTCAAGCAAAACTACGAACGCGACGAGAATCGCTCTGCATTTGATGACATCGATGAGCACGAGCGTGACGAGGAAGACTTGCGCTCCATGCAGCACGTTCGGCACCCACCCATCGCTGCGATGAACCGATCTTCTTCCCTGCAGACGTCGGCTGGTGATCACGCCGATCGCAATGCGCAGTACGCACAGGCTCGCAAAGTAGACGAGCGAGCTATTGAACCCAAGAGCGCTTCGCTTgctagcagcagcggcactGGCACTAGCACTGGCACTGGCATCGGCTCGTCTGGTTTGCGGGATGCGGCAAGGGCATCTCGATCCACCATTCAATCGCTTCGTTCCGAGGTCACAGGGGAAACCTCGGCTCGTCCATcgttcgagcagcagcagctggccGCAGCCGGAATTGCCGACGCACATACGACTGCCCAGACGGCTGCTAAGCAGCTGGCCGGGGGCGTTATCGATCGTCAGTCGACCTACAGGGAACAAAGGCCTGCGCCCGTATCGATCGAGTCGCGTTACATGGCGCCCGACTATGACCCTTCGGACGTGGTCTGCAACTCGGAAGGCCAAGTTACTGGCGCCACGCTCAAGGCGCTTGTGGAAAAGATGACACCACACGACACCATGATCGAAGCCACCTTCTCGACCGCCTTCTTCCTGTGTTTCAGGATGTTTACCTCACCGCAAGAGCTACTCGAAACGCTTGTGGCTCGCTTCGAAATGTCGCCACCAGCTGAGGTTCCCATGAGCGAGGCTGACATGGTACGCTGGAATGACAAGAAACTTGTGCCTGTTCGGCTACGAGTGCTTAATCTCTTTAAAAGCTGGCTCGAGAACAACTGGAACCCAACGACGGACCGCGTCattctgcagcagctcatTTCGTTGGCTGAGCGATGGGCTAGCGCAGGCGCCATTGCTGGACCTGCGCATCGACTCGCCGAGTTGGCACGTAGGCGCCTGGACGGAGCTACGCAGAAGACAACCGTCTTGGTGGGCAACAGTCGTGGTCCCGGCAGCCTGCAGCGAGTCATTTCTTCGGAGCGTATGAAAGGTGGACTCGGGCTCACGATGACTGATGCCTCGCAAATGTACGCACCATCGGCCTTTTCGCGAGGTGGTGCGTTGCCACCGACATCGGTGGTGTCCAAAACGCTTCTCTCGAACCTGCGCAACGGAAACGTGGACAAGATTCACCTACTCGATTTTGAtcctctcgagctcgctcgtcaGCTGACCATCTTGGACAGCAAACTGTATTGTGCCATCCAGCCcgaggagctgcttggctcgaaATTCACCAAAGAGACCAAGGCTTCGGGTGTCACTGAAGATGTCCACGTCAAGAGCATGTCGTccatgtcgacgaggatcaCGGGCTGGATCAGCGAGTGTATTCTAGGCGAGTCGGACGCGAGAAAGAGGACGCAACTGCTCAAATTTTTCATCAAACTCGGTGACAGGTgtgagcagctcaacaaCTTTCACACCCTCATGGCGATCCAGTGTGCGCTCAactcgtcgacgatcgcTCGACTGAAAAAGACGTGGGACGGCTTGTCGACCAAGTACCGCGGCATGATGGACCAGCAGCGAAGTGCGGTCGAGCATACACGCAACTATGCTGCTTACCGAGCGCGTCTTCGCAACACGACGCCACCCGCGATCCCGTTCCTGGGTCTCTTTCTGACAGACCTCACTTTCTGTCATGAAGGCAACGCGGCTACGCGACCTTGC belongs to Mycosarcoma maydis chromosome 3, whole genome shotgun sequence and includes:
- a CDS encoding guanyl nucleotide exchange factor Sql2, which gives rise to MASSASANIGATMTSRNSASADQRYSAHQSFLPTAESTNSLDTPFSSHFERAASSDHPGMTSFASASSALADTSYADNEDEYGMQPEEHVVALHDFNSNNATCLSFQAGQVIKVYNRDPSGWWDGELDGQRGWFPSNYVDQEAVYVSDEAQNDSYSYDDNHQLRNSTTSQTSSDFDHAADYRSMAPTAPHQERYFSANSTRSPTPTSSALLDRGDGGVLDPILHAISLLRNAVRANRVAHFQPSTACVISSVRSVLSATDCLTRESAVLKANPHLARERKAILSELSKLVAQARRASAPMIDETHRQAEMDSMLSLAESVLANVRNFITVALECGLPVPNRRSSVYDDLYAKSNTSQPDSRLRAAGRQQELDKTPTPGCSQIHDVDTRSHGSYASARQLQYDDHYNSTSSHADPRRANAQHRHPSDGSVESSDGGAQAIAQARSMTQRQLDGGGRSEGVAATFAQHLGMARSRSGSSSESPDSTSGHDTGSHHDSINSGGEEDGPPSPVERTAYEVMQRLSVTNDQLLSIIAAFIGHVHTHTSESHASSYAYLIDMTREAVVGVRNLLLVVEAVNNNVVLQQIRPRETSILWETRENLYEATTQLVTAARVVTSAPSASITAGSVAEAEDKSRLLQAATSVLRTGGECVGAVRLCIDRLDPAFTIALPEPSRARHAHTSGQAQSSTERDQGNEEDQQREDLNDSPDLPSSVRDIRRKNTLSFLGRKATSLSLLKQNYERDENRSAFDDIDEHERDEEDLRSMQHVRHPPIAAMNRSSSLQTSAGDHADRNAQYAQARKVDERAIEPKSASLASSSGTGTSTGTGIGSSGLRDAARASRSTIQSLRSEVTGETSARPSFEQQQLAAAGIADAHTTAQTAAKQLAGGVIDRQSTYREQRPAPVSIESRYMAPDYDPSDVVCNSEGQVTGATLKALVEKMTPHDTMIEATFSTAFFLCFRMFTSPQELLETLVARFEMSPPAEVPMSEADMVRWNDKKLVPVRLRVLNLFKSWLENNWNPTTDRVILQQLISLAERWASAGAIAGPAHRLAELARRRLDGATQKTTVLVGNSRGPGSLQRVISSERMKGGLGLTMTDASQMYAPSAFSRGGALPPTSVVSKTLLSNLRNGNVDKIHLLDFDPLELARQLTILDSKLYCAIQPEELLGSKFTKETKASGVTEDVHVKSMSSMSTRITGWISECILGESDARKRTQLLKFFIKLGDRCEQLNNFHTLMAIQCALNSSTIARLKKTWDGLSTKYRGMMDQQRSAVEHTRNYAAYRARLRNTTPPAIPFLGLFLTDLTFCHEGNAATRPCPSNAEKKLLNFDKYIKISRIVGEVQRFQVPYNLVEVPEMQQFLKGALEDVQGAQGGRGADDLYRRSLLLEPRAGSKASGTSASAAVSGSGMAGSTGSLAMRQSSSGVASENGKLAGLDIFNWRTDKAG